TGGGCGTGTGTGCCTTGCGTACCCTGATTCCCCGCTGCTCCCCGCTGCTCCCCGCTCGTTCTGGCACGAGAGTGGCACGGCCCGGAGACCGGGCCACGAATCCTCGATGCTGTATTTCGCTGTACTGCTCAGCACCTACGGTTCGAGCCCTGGCCCAGTTCGGCGCCGGTACTTCCACGCGCGAAGCTCAAGCCAGGTGACGCAACCTACGGACAAGGTGATCGCCGTTTCGATCGCCTGCCCCCAAGTCTCCGGGACCCACTTGTGTGCCGCGACTGCCACGAGGCCGAACCATGCGCTCAGCAGGAGATAGCCCCGAAGGCGGGTCCGCAGGCGGGCGTCCGGCCGTGCCAGGTGCACCATGGAGATCCCCCTCTCTGAAGCCGGAGGGTACAACGCGGCCGGGAGCGCGGTCGGCCGATCGCGCAGCCAGTTTGGAAGATCGCGTATGCGGACCGCGGGCTGAGCCGGCAAGTCGCTGACGGGCGGGTTCTCGGATCCCTCTCCGGTGTTCGCCGCCACTCCCCGCCGGTCGCTGCTCGATCGGGCACGCAGAGGGCACGGGGCCGGGCCGGGCCGCCTGCTCGCGGCCGTGTGATCTACGGCTCTCCCCACTCGGGGATGCACATCATGCGGTGAGCCGGCACGACGGGTTCGCTCGGTAGCGGATCGATTCCACGGACACGTACGGCCACAATATCCGTGGGGATGAGGGATCGCCCCGGAAGTCTCGTCACACGCCACCTGAATGCCTCTGGGACGTCTTTGGCGGGCAACTCCACCATGGCGAGACTGACCCATCGATCGTAGTTGGTGGGATATATGCGGACCAATGCTCCGCATTCTGCGCAAAGAGGGGGCTCGATCCATGTCACGTCGTCGGGGTCGGGATCCGGTCTGGGTGTGGCCGTGGCCCCATCGGCTTCGGCCATCTCGTTGGCGAGGGTGTTCCAGCACCCCTGGCAGTAGCTCGCCATGAGGCCGAACCGTCCGCGCTCACGCACGGCGTGGCCGGTCTCCCCGCAGCGATGGCATGCCGACTGGTCACGATCCTGAATCGCCCCCATGTGTTTGAGTGTGAGCGGACCTGACCGGATCCCAGTAGGTCGCGATTTGGCCGTATCCGGCGATCCAGGACGTAGGTGGCCAACCGTGCCCAGTGATGGGCTCGACTTGAGCCCGTGCCTTGAGGTGTCACCCCTGGCAAAGAGATGGGCTCGCCAGTCTCTGAGTCGGTACGATCTGCCTGTTCACGAGTCGTTTAGCGGCCCAAGACGTCGCGCTCGGGTTCGCCTCGACGCGGAAACCCCGG
The window above is part of the Streptomyces sp. NBC_00425 genome. Proteins encoded here:
- a CDS encoding DUF6083 domain-containing protein codes for the protein MGAIQDRDQSACHRCGETGHAVRERGRFGLMASYCQGCWNTLANEMAEADGATATPRPDPDPDDVTWIEPPLCAECGALVRIYPTNYDRWVSLAMVELPAKDVPEAFRWRVTRLPGRSLIPTDIVAVRVRGIDPLPSEPVVPAHRMMCIPEWGEP